The following are from one region of the Candidatus Effluviviaceae Genus V sp. genome:
- a CDS encoding CPBP family intramembrane metalloprotease: protein MRSHSTINPYVRVILFVVGYFAVAIALSVAVAIGAGLLIGLGVIPEPDIQMTSPTMSIDEILEMIAPWLLPIAIGTGLFSILYTWLFLRVFDKRPLTDLGISWRPGAGADFARGCALAFVILTIIFVFSWTTGGIRVEGFARPAPDGTPVAAYLLGAVVAFLAVGLYEELMFRGYVLQAIEDRGSKVAAIIISSLVFALLHSANPGADPMGILNTALIGALLAAVYLRTRTLWMPIGFHFAWNFLLGYVYSLPVSGLPIHGMLEITELESESRLTGGSYGPEAGLLTTVAIGVWAAWLIWRHTKRRAPRDEREAR from the coding sequence TTCGCCGTGGCGATCGCGCTCTCGGTCGCCGTCGCCATCGGTGCGGGGCTTTTGATCGGGCTCGGCGTCATCCCGGAACCGGACATCCAGATGACGTCCCCGACGATGTCGATCGACGAGATCCTCGAGATGATCGCGCCGTGGCTCCTGCCGATCGCGATCGGTACGGGGCTCTTCAGCATCCTCTACACGTGGCTCTTCCTCCGGGTCTTCGACAAGCGGCCGCTCACGGACCTCGGGATCTCGTGGCGACCGGGCGCGGGCGCCGACTTCGCGAGGGGGTGCGCGCTCGCCTTCGTCATCCTCACGATCATCTTCGTGTTCTCGTGGACGACGGGCGGCATCAGGGTGGAGGGGTTCGCGCGACCCGCGCCGGACGGGACGCCGGTCGCGGCGTATCTGCTGGGTGCTGTCGTGGCGTTTCTCGCCGTCGGCCTCTACGAGGAGCTGATGTTCCGGGGATACGTGCTGCAGGCGATCGAGGACCGCGGCAGCAAGGTGGCCGCGATCATCATCTCGAGTCTCGTCTTCGCTCTGCTCCACTCGGCCAACCCGGGCGCCGATCCCATGGGGATACTCAACACGGCGCTCATCGGCGCCCTGCTCGCCGCGGTCTACCTGAGGACCCGGACGCTCTGGATGCCGATCGGCTTTCACTTCGCGTGGAACTTCCTGCTGGGCTACGTCTACTCACTGCCGGTGAGCGGGCTGCCGATCCACGGGATGCTCGAGATCACGGAGCTCGAGTCCGAGTCGCGCCTGACCGGCGGATCCTACGGTCCCGAGGCGGGGCTTCTTACGACCGTCGCCATCGGTGTATGGGCGGCGTGGCTTATCTGGCGCCACACGAAGCGACGCGCCCCCCGCGACGAGCGGGAGGCGCGCTGA